Below is a window of Longimicrobium sp. DNA.
CTGCGGCCCGCGCCGACCGTCCCGCCGCCTCGAAGCGTTTCGACGCGCTCCGCGGCGGAGATGGGCGGCAGGCGGACGAGTGACGCGGGCGGAATCGTGGACGTCAATACGGCGTCGGCGGACGAGCTGGCGGCGCTTCCGGGGATCGGGCCGTCGCTGGCCGGGCGGATCGTCGCCTGGCGGGAGAGGAACGGCCGGTTCCGCTCGCCCGAGGCGCTGGAGGCGGTGCCGGGGATCGGGCCGTCCACCGTGTCGCGCCTGCGCCCGCGCATCCGCGCTTCCCCTTGACAGGGCAGGCACTTGCGGCGAAGCTAGAGCCACCTCGCATTCCCCGAAATCTCTCCTGGCCGGGCGATGGTACGCCGGCCGGGACATTCGCCCGACACTCTGGGCCCACATGGCCGTAAGCGCTCCCGCGGACCGGATCGGCGACCAGCTGATCCACGAAGGTCTGGTTACCCGCGAACAGCTGAGCAAGGCGCTGGACGACGCCCGCAACGGCGGCAACCGCCTGGGCTTCAGCCTGGTCAAGCTCGGCTTCTTGAGCGAGCAGGACCTGGTTCGCGCCCTGGCGCGCCAGCACCGGATTCCCGCGGTAGACCTGGAGCGGGTGAAGCTGGACCCGCGCATCCTGAAGCTGGTGCCCCCCGAGATCGCGGTGAAGCACCAGGTGCTTCCCCTG
It encodes the following:
- a CDS encoding helix-hairpin-helix domain-containing protein, which gives rise to LRPAPTVPPPRSVSTRSAAEMGGRRTSDAGGIVDVNTASADELAALPGIGPSLAGRIVAWRERNGRFRSPEALEAVPGIGPSTVSRLRPRIRASP